The Deltaproteobacteria bacterium genomic interval AATTTCTGACCTCCGGTCATGCAGCATCCTGATATCAAAAAAGATTTTTTTGTTACAAATAAATGTCTATCCTTCACCAGGTTAGGAAGAATTACAGAGATTAAAGTTAATTCCTTTTTTTCATGATCATTTGCCATTTGCTGCCAAACTCTTACACATTCAGCATATTAAGCCGCAGGAATTTTCCTGAACTGATTATATTTATCATTTTTTTTCCGTTGTTCATCATAATGTAACACTTTGAGGGGTCCGCTCTACGCATTTGATATCTCCAACACACTTTTAACTTTGATTAACAGCTTTTTCAATCCTCTGCCCATCCCACCTTCATAAAAAAACTTTGACTGGCAACTGTAGCTCCCACTTCACTGATTCAAAACCGGGTTAGCAACATATATCCAATTAACAATCCTGTCAAGAGACAGAAGTTTGATTCACAGCAAATATGTTTTATCGGATTAAAAGATCCCGATTTTATTGAGAATTTTTTTTATTTTTTTTTGCTTTTTTGAAAAATATTTCTTTTGTTGGAAGGAATTGAGGGTTTTTCCATGAAGCAAAGGGAGGTAAAACTGCGGAAAGGTGACTTCAGGGTTTGCCGGATTAATTCATTTTTTGACACTGGTTCCCTATTACAAGGGAGGGATAAATTTTCACAGATTGAAGTATGATTATCCTGGCAGACGACGCGCTCCCTTATCTTCGGTGGAAGGCATAGCCGGGGAAGCAAGAATTTATCTCTATAAAGAAGCACAAATAAACAAACCCTTCAATAGAACCTTATTACTTTAACCAATCATTAACTCTACAAACTCTCGATACTTCTCCTGGGCTGTTGATTTTTTTTTGTCGAAATAGCCAAGAATAAAATCTATCGTGAGCCATCCGGGACATAATTCCTTTCCCACATAGCTGTTATAGCTGCTCCAGGTGAATTCTTCCGGTTTTTTAACGATGCCTGCCGTCACGGGATTCAGGTGAATTTGGCGGGAAATTTCCTTTACATATTTATCTGCTTCAACCACTATTGCCTCATATCTCCCCTGAAAAAAAGACCCTCCTCTTTTTTGCTTAACATTAACGTACTCGGTATAGGCCCCTTTAATATGATCCATTAGCTGCGACAGATTGCCCAATGGCATCTCCAAGAGCAGCTGATAATGATTACTCATGAGGCAATAGGCATGAACAGCCGCGTCATAACGCCCAGCCGCTATTTTAAGGTAATGGAGAAAATACTCCCGGTCCTTTTTGCTTCCAAATATATCCTTCTCTTCATTCCCTTTCGATGTAACAGCAAAAAAAGCGCTCTTGATCCTTCTTGTTTTTGAATATGTGCTTCCCCTCATTATCCTTTCATGCAACATGATAATATCCCCCCTGAACATTCTATCATTTTACAGATCCGGCCCGGACTTTCACAAGCTTTCCCGGCACAAACGGAACCCAACATTAAATCCTTACACATTATGCCGGGTTTCATTAATTCAACGGCCCCACCACAAACAGCGAGGTATGAACAGGAAGATTACCTTCCCCATTTATCCCGAGACGGGGAAAATGTACCCACCAGAGATTCAGCCAGGCCACCCGCCTGTCGGGAACATCGGTCAAAAACACAAAACAGCTTTTCCCGATAACCTCCTAACAGGTAACAGACCCCTCCTCATAGCTGCACTTCTCTATAATGGACCACACCTTGCCATAGAATATAAGCAGTTCTCCATATACCCTGCGTATCAATGCCAACTCACAGGTAAACATTAATTTCAAAGAACAAATCCTGTTGATTAATTTCGCCGCTTCAACCATTGAAAAAATACCTGCGACCGAACCTCTTTCAACTTCTGCGCTATTTTGAAGAAAAGGGCGGTTTATGTCAAGGGAAAGAAGGAAAGAAAAAAGAGAAGAGGCGACGAGAGCACGGTAATTGTCCCCCCCCCTTCTGAAACGGTTATTTCAGAAGGGACTGAATTGAAGAGTTGCAGATGACTGAAACAAATTGACGAACGGACTTTAGCAACGGACTTATCAGTGCCGTCACTTTTCCGCAATGCTGATGCTAAACCGTTTGTCGCGCAGAAAAAAGTGTGTTGCCCGTCATTGCCCGGCAATTGCCTCTATTCCCTGAGATTATTACGGCAGACCGACCAATATCCTTGACAAGAAAAGCGTGCCCGGGGCCAAAACACCTTTAAAAGCTGAAAACAAGAGTAGTACAGTCGTGATAAAGAGAATATTCAACAGATGAAAAAGAAAATATGCGCTGCACACTTACTCTCGCATCATGTTTCCAGCCATTTTGTTTTTTTATACCTGGAAAAAGTAATTAAGTTAAGCAAAAAAGGGCCTGCCTTATCAAAAGCAGACCCTCTTTTTATCTATAATCTTAGATTGCAATGAAGACGACTTCGACTATTTCTTATATTCATCTCCCAACCTGAATGTGAGACCGACATTAATAAAAGAGTAAGAGCCTGAACCATCAATATCCTGGTCCACAAATCCTAATGTTTTGTGTTCAATAACTCCCGCGCTTGATGTCCCGAGAACACCTGTTTTAACTGTAAGTGTCATATTTTTGGCAAAGTTAAAATTGGCCCCTATAACAGGTCCGATACCAAAGGTTACGATATCTATCTCATAATCGTTGTCGGTATCCAGTTCACCCTGTGAATAAGAGAGCCTTATTTCAGGCCCTGCCCACAAACGTACTTTATTATTTCTTATGAATGCAAAACCAAAATCATGAGTCATGAACCAACCTGACGTTTCAAAAGTAGCACCGCTATCATATTCATAATCAGCAGAATGGAGACCGATATTAAGTCTATAGTTAAAAAGCCTATTTTTAGCTACAGCTGTATCTAAGACAAAACCAATGCCTCCTATTGAATCATCCGTATCCTCTTTCCATTTAGCGTAGGGCCATGACTGCTGTTCAATATCCCACTCCGTAGAACCTCCCCCACCGGAAAGATTAAAACCCAGACCAACAGCCATAGCATTTGTCGTCAGACAACTTGAGACAAAAAACAGAGTTAAAATATAAACAGCCACCTTTCTTTTCATGCAAAGCCTCCTCAATAATTAAATGTGAAAAAAAGAAGTATAGCAGAAAGAATAAAAAAGAAAAAGTGCCCAACTTTCTCAGTTGGGCATTTCTATTTATCCGGTGTCCCCAGTGGGATTTGAACCCCCGTCGCCAACCTGAAGGTCTAAAATAACAAAAAAACCGTAAGTGATTGATTAAAGGTCAGCGCCCCCCCTCAAACATCAATCCCTGTCCACTTCTTCCCGGTGGTCATGGTCTTCTCCTTCATCATCGTCATCATGAGACTCACTGCGGGAACTGAAATACCATTCTCCCTCCATTATCCTCAGGTACCTGGCAAGAAGCGTTCTCAATCCTGACGCGTCAAAGGAAAGCTTCTCCGTCTTGTGGAGAACATGGACCGTCTTTTTAATGACCTTTTCAATTTCAGATGACGTGCCTTTGGGCATAAGGGCAATCTCTGACAGCATATCTCCCATCGCTGCCAGGTCATTATCATCTTCGTCATCGTCACCTTCGCCGTCATCTTTATCTTTATCCTCATCTTTCCTGCCGTCATCATCGTCGTCATCGCTATGGCCGTCACCGGGATAGAGAAGAATATGCGCTTCCACCCAGCGCTGTGATTGCTGCAGCAGGCTCTCTGAATCGTCACTTACACTGAAATGGTAGGGATAGCTCTCAAAGAAGTCATAGCCGCTGCCGGAATTAATATAGACATCGGTCTTCTTGGTATAATCTCCCTCTTCATCGTCAACCCGCACAAAATACCGGTAAACCTTTTCCCCGCCACCTTCCAGGTAGAAGCTATATTCAAGCGGATCAGGGGTCAGGCCAAAGAGCGGCAGCGGCGCAAGGCCCTCTCCCGGGGTCTCAACAGCTTTCATCTCCATACCACCGCCATGCAATTTGATCCTGTTCCCCAGCAGTACCACTGATCCCGCAGCCGGAAGGGCCTCATGGGCGAGAAGATAAGCTGACGCCTTACCCAGCAGTTCCGCCTGCTCAGCCCGGTTGTCTCCGCCCAGGGCCGATGCCGTCATATTGTAAGTGAACAAGGCCGCCCTGCCCTGCCCATAACTGTTCAGTATCAGGGTGGGCACATCGGCTTCCTCCTTCTCTCTCTCTTTATCAACAGACAGGACTCGCAAAGCTCCCACTTCCACTCCGGCCTGGAGGTGGCTGTCGCAGTCCGGGCTGATCCGTACAGGACCGATGCTTTCACTGTCGCCACCCTGCCCCTCTATAACCAGGGTAAGATGGTAGTGCTCTTCCAGGTATTCATAAGGCGATGTAAGGGTTATGATCACACCCTCAGCGGTGACCTCGCTGATTACCAGATCGCCATCGGTATTGCCCCTAGAATCATTTGTCACTCCTCCTGGAAGTTTTTCAATTGCAATAAACTCCTCATCGATTATCCTCATTTCTTCTTCATCTTTTACGGAAAGGGTAGCAATAACCCGGTCGCCGATGGCAAGCTCTCTTGCATAGCTCAGGGTGATACTGCGAACCCCTTCGCACTCTTCCTCACCGGGGATAATTCCCGCAAGGGAACCGCCTTTGAGTTCCGTTTTCAGCACCCGGCCGGAAACAGTCAGGTTTTGCTCCGATGATAAAGGACTCTCATACAAATGTAAGGAATGCTTATCCTCTTCATCTGAGAGAGAACCCTTGAATTTGACGCCGAAGAGGTCATCCAGCTCGTGATTGACACTGTTGCCCCAGCCCGATACAAGCAGCCCCATTCCCCGGTAAACGCCTTCTTTCATCTCTCTCAGCATCTTTTCATCAAGCGGTTTTTTGTTGTCCAGAACCATGACCATGTTGTAAATACCGGAGCGGAACTCCTTGCGGAAAGCCTCTTTATCGGTTACAACGGTGTAATATACATGGGGAGACCCAAGGGCGTCTTCGATGAATGTCCGCATATCTTCCAGGCTGTACCGGTGATGCTTATCATCATGGTCTTCATGATCGTCGTCGTCTTTCTTTTTCCCCTTCTCTTTTTCACCATCATCATGGCTGTCATCATCGCTCTTTCCTTTTGAAGGGTCTTCCGTCCAGACCAAAACTCTCGGAAGGTTCAGGATTTCCGTTGTCATATCCACTCCGATGACAACAACGGTTATACGCTTTTCAGCCTCCGCATTATCAACCTTGTCCATGCTGTAGTAACGGATTACATGGCTACCGTACCCGAGAGCGTCCAGTTGGAAAGGTCCGCTGTACTTTTGAGGGACTGCCTGTCCATCAAAGAGATAATAGGTCTCTTTCACACCGGACAGGTTGTCTGTTGCGCTCAACGCTACTTCCGTCCTTCCCGTGATATAGATCGTCTGTCCATCTCCGAATACCTGGTCACTGAAGGTGATGGCTGTTTCCGGCGGTGTATTATCAACTATTACAAAGAGTGATTTCACTCCTTCCATATTTCCCACATTATCGGCACTGCGATATTCAATCAGATGCGACCCTTCGGCAGCTATCGTGAAAGGTGCATAGGCTGTCCAGGGACCGCCGTCTATGCGATATTCTGTCGATGCTGCACCGGAAAGCTTATCTGTTGCAGTAAGGGTATATTCTGTCGATGCTGTGACATAGAAATTGCCCCTTCCATCATCGAACTTCGGATTACCAACACTGATACTTGTAAGCGGCGGTGTGTTGTCTGTAATCACAGAGAGTGCTTTCACCGCTTCCATATTCCCCACATTATCGGCACTGCGATATTCAATCAAATGTGACCCTTCAGCAGCTATTGTGAAGGGTGCATAGGCTGCCCAGTTGCCACCATCTACCCGATATTCGGTCAGAGATACACCGGCCAGGTTATCGGAAGCACTAATGTTAAAAACAGAGTCTTGCCTTACATAGCTTATTCCACCAGACACATGCTGTGCTCCGGTCACAGTAAGCTCACTCACGGGAGCGCTGTTATCGACGGTGAAGGAGAGGTGCTGCGCCATTTCCGCATTGTTTACATTATCAACGGCGCTGTAACTCACCACGTGCTCACCTTCGGCAGCGACAGTAAATACGCCGTAAGGCAGTGGCGTACCGCCGTCAATAGAATATGAGGTAGAAGCCACACCGGAGAGATCATCGGCAGCACTCAAAGTAACCTTCGTATCGGCCCTCACAAAGAGGCGACCCGCTCCATCTGTATATTGCGGCAGACTAACTTCTGCTGTGGAAAGCGGTGGCATTGCGTCCGTAATAACCGCAAGAGACCTTATTTCTTCAACGTTACCCAAGTTATCGAGGCTCCTGTATTCGATTAAATGCACTCCCTCACTGCTCACAGTGAATGGCGTATAATCTATCCACGGGCCGCCATCAATTCTGAATTGACTGACAGAAACGCCGGAGTGACTGTCCTGGGCAGTCAAAGTAAACTGTGAAGCCGGAGTAACAAAGAAACTGCCATCGGGTGAACTAAACTGAGGGGCACCGGCTGCAATGACTGATACGGGAGCGCTATTATCAATGACAAAGGTAAGGGACTTTTCCGCTTCAACATTGCCTGCCTTATCAATGGAACGGTACCCCATAACATGTCCGCCCTCAGCGGCGCCAGCCATTGTAAAAGGTACAACATAGTCGATCCAGTTTCCACCGTCTGTCCTGTACTGGATTGCAGCAACACCGGATTCCGTATCGGTAGCGCTCAAAGTAAAGGTTGTTCCCCCTGATAAATAAGTCATATTGTTAGCAACAAAGAGAGGCGTACCGGGAATTACCTCAGTCACAGGTGGAGTACTATCCGTCTGGACGGTAAAGATCACCGGCACAGGTGAGCTCATATTTCCCGAGCGGTCTGAGGCCTTGACAGTGACCGTATGCTCGCCTCCATCCTGAAGGGAAGGCTCCCACAAGGCCATATAACGCCCTGCAGTAACATCACCAGTGGAAAGCGCATACCATGCACCATTATCAACTCTATACTCGACCTTATGAACGCCTGATTTATCATCGGTAACAATAGCGCTGATCTCGACAGAGCCGTTGTACTCAATCCCCTCCCGGGGAGAAATGACGCTAACGGCAGGCGGCATTCCGTCTATAATAGAAAGTGATGAATCAGCCAGGTAGTTTTCAATACCTGACGACAGGTAGACCAGCCTCACCGTATGGGTTTTCAGATCGAGATCTTGTGAAGGGAAAATCATCGTACCCGACTGTGAACCATTAACCGCTAAGGAAGCGTTCTCTTCTGCCTGCAATAGGGCCGTTCCCGTCACAGGATCGGCAATGGATATGCGAACAGTCCCATCATTGCCTGTATTGCCGAAATTACGAACGGTATAATCCGCACTAATAAGATTGCCTGCCATGAGAGAGGAATGAGCCAGTCCAATATCACCACTGACAATGAAGGAACTGCTGATTTCAAAAGAAGCCGTCTCCAGGGACAAAAGCGCTCCATCCATGTAGGTTACAACTTCAACAGTATAACCGCCCGGTTCATGGAGGGCCGTGTTCCAGCCAAGTGAAAGAGTCAGG includes:
- a CDS encoding transposase; this translates as MLHERIMRGSTYSKTRRIKSAFFAVTSKGNEEKDIFGSKKDREYFLHYLKIAAGRYDAAVHAYCLMSNHYQLLLEMPLGNLSQLMDHIKGAYTEYVNVKQKRGGSFFQGRYEAIVVEADKYVKEISRQIHLNPVTAGIVKKPEEFTWSSYNSYVGKELCPGWLTIDFILGYFDKKKSTAQEKYREFVELMIG